The Nevskia ramosa DSM 11499 DNA window CGATACCCAGCCAATTCCATACGCGCTGCGTGACTGGGCGATCGCCGCCTGCGCAGTGCGCATCACCTGCCGGGCTTCGACAAAGCGGTGGACGCTGCTCAGCGAGATGCCGGCGGCACTGGCGACGGTCGCCACGTTGAACGGATCGTCGGCTCCGATGCCAGTCAGCCAGGCGTTGGCGAGGCGATGGGCATCGACCAGGCGATCGGTATAGGTGTCGACGCAGGCGCGGATCACCTCGGTGCGGCGCTTGAGGTCGGCCATCTGCGCCGGATCGCGGCCAGCCTTCTGCTCGCGTTCGACACGCTGGGTCAGACGCTCGTTCTGTAGTCGCGCCGTGTCGTAGCGGCGATGGAAGACCAGCGCCCAGACGTACCAGAAATAGGCTTCCCAGCCGACCTCGTGACCGCCGGCGTGCAGTTGCTCGATCCAGTCGATGTACTGGCGAAGATCGCCGCGATCGCGGACGAACAAGGCGGCGACACGCTCCAGCATCGCCGTTGCAAGCGCTGCCGAACCGGCCTGCAGCGCGTAGTCGATCGCGTCCTGCCAATGGCCGCCGCGCTCGCTCCATTCGGCCGCGCGTTCCAGCACTTGGTGGCGGCGTTCGGTGCTCAGGGTGCGCTGGCCTTCCTCGATCAGGAACTCGCGGAACAGACCGTGCAGGCGATACCAGCTGCGGTTGCGATCGAGCGGGATCACGAACACGTTGCGGCGCAACAGCAGCGCCAGATGCTTGGCCGCGTTGTCGTCGCCGGTGGCGTGGCCGCAGAGCTCGGCGCAGAAGCTGCGCAGTGGTGCGATCTCGAGCAGGAACTGCCGCGCTTCCGGTGTGAAATCGGCCAGTACCTGGCGATTCAGCAGATCCGACAGATCCTCGTCGGCACCGGAAAAACGCTCCAGCGCTTCCAGCGGCCGTTCGGCGGCGGACAGGATGATCTGGGTCAGGCGTACCGCCGCCGGCCAGCCCTCGGTCTGACGGACGATGCTGTCGACCGCCTCCGGCCCCAGCTGCGCGCAGAGTTCGGGGCCGAGCAGGCTGCGCACTTCGGCAGGCCGCAGGCTCAGCTCGGCGTAGCCGACTTCGCGCAAGCGGCCTTCGAGCTTGGCGCGGGCCAGATTCATCGGCAGCTGCTCGGTGCTCGACAGGATGAAATGCACCGACGACGGCGTGCGGAACACCAGACGATCGAGCAGGGTGCCGAGTGTCTCGTCGGCGCAGTAGCCGAGGTTGTCGATGAAGATCAGGGTTGGATCGGGCAGCCGGGCCACCGCTTCGAGCACGGCGTCGATGCGGCCTTCCATCGGCTCGTCGCCGCGGGTCAGGTGCTGCACCGGATCAAGCTCGGCCTGATGGGCGTCGAGGCTGTCTTCGAGCAGATGGACGACCCGCTCCAGCGTCGTGTCGCGATCATCGAGCGCGATCCAGCGGCTGTGCATGCCGTGCGCGGTGACGTGCTTGTACAGCGCCGTCGAGAACACGGTCTTGCCGTAGCCGGTGGGTGCTACGACGGTGACCACTTTCGGCAGCGGCAGGTCGTCGCGGGTCAGTTCCTCGACCAGCCGGGTTGGCACCAACGCGAACGCGAAGCTCGGTGGCTCCAGACGTCCTGCTTTTGCTCCTCTCGCCTTGCGGGCGGGCATCTTGAGGTCGTTGGCCACCGGACCTGCCCTTATCGGTATGGTCCGGAGATTGTAACGGTCGTGACCGCCAGGGGTAGGGCGGGAAAGCCGCATCTTCTCGCGGCGCATCCCGCCATTCGCGGACGGCGGGATGCGCGATGAAACCGCTTTCCCGCCCTGCGGCCCTCGCTTTGTTGGCCGGGGCACCTTCGGGCGTGGCCCGACCTACGCTTGCTCGCGCAAGCTGGAGAAATCCAGCGCGCCATGACCGGCTTCGCTATGCTGCTTGTACAGCTCGCGAGCCAGCGCGCCGAGGGCGATCGGCTGCTGTGCAGTCTCGGCGGCTTCGGCGGCGAGGCCGAGATCCTTCAGCATCAGATCACTGCCGAAACCGCCGGCGTAGCCACGCGAAGCGGGTGCGGTTTCCATGACGCCCGGCCAGGGGTTGTAGACCTCCAGGGTCCAGTTGCGCCCCGAGCTTTTCGCCATGATCTCGGACAGCACCTTGGCATCGACGCCGCTGGCCACGCCCAGATTGATCGCTTCGATGGTGCCGATCATCTGCACGCCGAGCAGCATGTTGTTGCAGATCTTGGCGACCTGGCCTGCGCCGCTGCCGCCAGCGTGGAAGATGTTCTTGCCCATCGCGCTCAGTGCCGGCCGCGCGCGTTCCAGCGCTTCTGCCGTGCCGCCGACGATGAAGGTCAGGGTGCCGGCCGTAGCGCCGCCGGTGCCGCCGGAGACCGGGGCGTCGATCATCGTGTAGCCGAGCGCCGTTGCCGCTGCGGCCACATCGCGTGCGGCATCGGCGGCGATGGTGCTGCAATCGATCAGCAGCGCACCCGGCTTCGCCGAGGCGAGCACACCGGCATCGCCGAGATACAGGCTGCGGACATGCTTGCTGGCCGGCAGCATGGTGATGACGATCTCGGCGCTGGCGACGGCATCGGCCGGGCTGCTGGCGACTTGCGCGCCGGCTTCGGCCAAGCGACGCAGCGGCTCGGCAGCGAGATCGAACACGCGCAGCGGGAAACCGGCTTTCAGCAGGTTCAAGGCCATCGGCGCGCCCATGTTGCCGAGGCCGATGAATGCGATTGGTTGCATGTTGGGTACTCCGGAAATTCGAAGAAAATGCTGAAGAAAAGGCGTGATAGCCCTCTCCCTCCGGGAGAGGGGAGACTGGCGCGCTACAGATCAGCCAGCGGGTGCACGCCTTCCGGCCAGACCGGCGCAAGGAAATGCCCATCGACATGAGCCTGCGTCACCGCTGCCCAGCGCGGTGCGTTGTCCTTGTCGACCAGCAGCGCTCGCACGCCTTCGGCGAAATCCGGCTGTGCGCAGCACTGCAGCGCGACGATCAGTTCGAGGCGGAACACCTCGGCCAGCGACAACGCGGCGCCACGCTGGAACAAGGCCCAGATCAGCGCAGCGGTGGTCGGCGAGCCGGCTTTCAGCGCAGCCGCCGCCTTGCGCAGCCAGTTGTCTTCACCGGCATAAGCGGTGATGGCGTCGACCACGGCGGCCAGCGAATCACCTGCACACAGGCTGGCGATCAAGGCTGCGTGTTCTTCCAGCTTCGAGGGCGGCAGCGCGTCGACAGCCTGGGCCGAAAAGCCTTCGAGCTGAGCACCGAGCAGGTTGCGATCCAGCGCGGCATCGCCGGTCCATTCAGCCGTTGGGAGTGCCGCGAAGATCGCCTCGCGATCGGCCGCGCGCACGAAGTGATCGGCGAGCTTGGCGCGCAGCAGATCGTGGCCGTTCAGCGAGGCACCGGTGAGCGCCACGAACAAGCCACTGCGGCCCGGCATCCGCGGCAGGAACCAGCTGCCGCCGACATCCGGGAACAGGCCGATGGTGATTTCCGGCATCGCCACCCGCGAGGTTTCGGTGACCACGCGATGGCTGGCACCGGCGAACAGGCCGAGACCGCCACCCATGACGATGCCGCTGCCCCAGACCAGGATCGGCTTCGGGTAGTGGTGGATGAAATGGTCGAGCCGGTATTCCTCGGCGAAGAACGGCAAGGTGTCTGGGTTCGGCAGGCTGGCCGGATGACGGCGCATCGCGTCATACAGGCTGCGCACGTCGCCGCCGGCACAGAAGGCTTTCTCGCCGGCGCCATGCAGCACCACGCAGGCGATGGCCGGATCGCTGGCCCAGGTGCGCAGTTGCGCATCGAGCAGGCGGATCATGGCCAAGCTCAGCGCGTTCAGCGATTTCTCGCTGTTCAAGCTTGCGTAGCCGATCTTCCTGCCGTTGGCCGCTGCGGCTTCGCGGAACAGCACGGCCGCTGCGGCTTCGCGGAACAGCACGGGCGCTGCCAATGAGCTTGATTGGGGCAGGTTTGCGGAATCAGCCATTGCACCACTCCGCCTTGCGCTTTTCGAGGAAGGCATTCACGCCTTCTTTCTGATCGAGCGTGTCGAACAGATCGACGAACGCTTCGCGCTCCACCGGCAGCACCTGCTTCAGCGGCACGCCGCGCGTGCTCTGGATCAGGGTCTTGCAGATCGCGACGCTGGTCGGGCTCTGCTTCGCGGTCGCTTCGGCTAGCTTCAGCGCGGCCTCCAGCGCGGTGCCGGTCGGCACGACTTGTTCGACGAGGCCGATGTCTTTCGCAGTCGCTGCGTCGATGCGCTCGCCGCAGAGAATCATCCGCTTCGCCCAGCCTTCACCGACCAGCGCCGCGAGGTTCTGCGTGCCGCCGGCGCAGGGCAGCAGGCCCACGGTCGCTTCCGGCAGCGCCAGCTGCGCCTGGGTTTCAGCGATGCGGATATCGCAGGCCAGTGCGCATTCCAGACCGCCGCCCATCGCGAAGCCGTTGATCGCGGCGATGCTGACGCCACGGAAGGCGCTGAGCGTTTCGAAGGCTTCGCCGAAGCGGCGCGCCATGTCGCGAGCGCGGGCCTTGTCGCCGTCGGCGAACAGCTTCAGATCGGCGCCGGCGGAGAAGAACTTGGCGCCTTCGCCAGTGATCACCAGCGCGTAGATGTCGCGGTCGGCGTTCAGATCGAGCACCAGCTGCTTCAGGGCTGCAAGGCTGTCGGCAGTCCAGGTGTGAGCCGGCGGATTGTTCAGCGTGACGATGGCGGTATGGCCACGCTTTTCGAGTTTCAGGTTGGTGTAGCTCGTGTTGCTGGGGCTGCTCATCGCAATATCTCCGGTGCGCCTTCGCGCAAGATGGCGCGGGCCACGATGACCCGCATGATGTCGTTGGTGCCTTCGAGAATCTGGTGCACGCGGCTGTCGCGCACGTGCCGTTCCAGCGGGTATTCGCGGCTGTAGCCGTAGCCGCCGTGCAACTGCAGCGCCTGGTTGGCGACTTCGAAACCGATGTCGGTGGCGTGGCGCTTGGCCATCGCGCAGTAGGTGCTGGCGTCCGGGCTGCCGCTGTCCAGCATCCAGGCCGCCAGCCGCACCATCTGCCGGGCCGACACCAGGTCGATCAGCATGTCCGCAAGCCGGAACTGCAAGCCTTGGAACTGGGAAAGCGTCTGCCCGAACTGCTTGCGGGTATTCAGATGAGCCTGGGCGCGATCGAGCGCCGACTGCGCGGTGCCGACCGAGCAGGTGGCGATGTTGATGCGGCCGCCGTCCAGCGCCTTCATCGCGATCTGGAAGCCTTCGCCTTCGACACCGAGGCGATTGCCTTCCGGCACTTCGACGTTGTCGAAGCTGATCGCCCGCGTCGGCTGGCTGTTCCAGCCCATCTTGTGTTCCTTCTTGCCGTAGCGGATGCCGGGTGCGTCGGCCGGCACGGCGAAGGTCGAGATGCCTTTGGCACCGCCGCTGCCGGTGCGGGCGAAGACCACCAGCAGATGGGTCGCGCCGGCGCCGGAGATGAACACCTTGCTGCCATTCAGCACGTACTTGTCGCCGCGCTTATCGGCCCGGGTTTTCAGTGACGCGGCATCCGAGCCGGCATCGGGCTCGGTCAGGCAGTAGCTGCCCAGCGCTTCGCCACGCGCGAGTCTTGGCACCCACTCGTCACGGATGCCGGGCTGCGCCCAGCGCGCGACCATCCAGCAGACCATGTTGTGGATGGTGATGTAGGCCGCGGTGCTGGTGCAGCCGGCAGCGAGTTCTTCGAGGATGATCGAAGCATCGAGCCGACTGAGGCCCAGGCCGCCGAGCGTTTCCGGCGTGTAGATGCCGCAGAAGCCCAGCTCGCCGGCCTTGGCGATGGTCTCCAGCGGGAACTCGCAGTCGGCATCCCAGCGCGCCGCATGCGGCGCCAGTTCGCCGCGCGCAAAGCTGCGCGCGGCGTCCTGATAGGCCAGCTGGTCCTCGCTGAGTGCGAAGTTCATGGTCGCGGCCGCCGGGCTCGGCGGCTTAGCGAAGGCTGATGGTGGTATTGACGCCGACATGGAGGGTCTCATCGTCGAACCAGCGCTGGGTCACGGTCTTGGTCTGCGTGTAGAACAAGATCACCTGCTTGCCGTACGGGCCAAGGTCACCGAGCTTCGAAGCGCGCGAGCCGGTGAACGAGAACAGCGGTACCGGCACCGGGATCGGCACGTTGATGCCGACTTGGCCGACATCGATGTCTTCCTGGAAGCGGCGTGCGGCGGCACCGGACTGGGTGAACAGCGCCGTGCCGTTACCGTTCGGATTGCTGTTGACCAGTTCGATGGCTTCGTCGAGCGACGCGGCTTCGAGGATCACCAGCACCGGCCCGAAGATTTCCTCGTCGTAGATCGACATGCCCGGCTTCACGCCGGAGAAGATCGTCGGGCCGACGAAGTTGCCCTGCTCGTAGCCCGGTACCAGCGGCTTGCGGCCGTCCAGTTCGAGCTTGGCGCCTTCGGCAATGCCGCGTTCGATCAGGCTGCTGATGCGCTCGACGGCGGCGCAGGAGATCACCGGGCCGACATCGGTGCCGGACTCGTGGCCGGCGTTCAGCTTCAGGGCTTTGGAGCGGGCGACGAGATCGGCGATCCAGTCCTTGGAATCACCGACGAAGACCACCGTCGATGCCGCCATGCAGCGCTGGCCGGCAGCACCGAAGGCAGCGCCGATCAGATTGTTGATGGTCTGCTCGCGGTTTGCGTCCGGAAGCACCACGGCGTGGTTCTTCGCACCCATCATGCATTGCGCGCGCTTGCCGGCCAGGGTAGCGCGGCGATAGACGTGGGTGCCGACCTTGGTCGAACCGACGAAGGAAACCGCCTTGATTTCCGGGTGATCGCAGATGCCGTTGACCACCGCTTCGCCGCCGTGGACGACGTTCAGCACGCCCTTCGGAATGCCGGCTTCCAGCGCCAGTTCGACCAGGCGCATGGTCACCAGCGGGTCCTGCTCTGACGGCTTCAGGATGAAGGTGTTGCCAGTGGCGATCGCCATCGGGAACATCCACAGCGGGATCATCGCCGGGAAGTTGAACGGCGTGATGCCGGCGCAGACGCCGAGCGGCTGGTTCAGCGTGAAGGTGTCGACGCCGGTGGCGACGTTGTTGGCCAGCTCGCCCATCTGCAGCATGCCGATGTTGGCCGCGTGCTCGACCACTTCGAGACCGCGGAAGATGTCGCCCTCCGCATCCGGCAGAGTCTTGCCCTGTTCGGCGGTGAGCAGCGCAGCCAGCTCCTTCATGTTCTCGCGGATCAACTGCTGGTACTTGAGGAAGATGCGGGCACGGACGCCGATCGGCGTCTTGCGCCAAGTCTTGAAGGCTCGTCTGCCTGACTCGACGGCGGCATCGAGTTCCTGCGGCGTGGCGAACGGCACCCGGGCCAGCACGGCCTGCGTGGCCGGATTGATGACATCGCGCCACTGCGTGGTGCGCGATTCGACGAATTCGCCACCGATCAGCAGCTTCACGGTGGGAATTGCCAGCAAGGTGGAGCGGTCAGCAACGGTCATCAGGAAGCCTCGGGTGGATCGCCCATTCGCTGGGCTGGGGCGCGCCCTGTTCAAGCGCGGCGATGTTTTGCATTATTCGCATCCAGCAGCCAATAAACAGCACTGAAAAGGCGAATTGATGTGAAGAAAGCCCGCTCCGTTTGCAAAGATTGCGAAGAATCCTGAGATGGCCAAGGCCTACATGGGCGTGCGGCTGCAGCGTCTGCGCGAGGAGCGCGGCATCAGCCAGGTGGCGCTGGCCAAGGCGCTGGATATCTCGCCGAGCTATCTGAACCAGATCGAGCACAACCAGCGGCCGCTGACGGTGCCGATCCTGCTGCGCATCAACGCCCAGTTCGGCGTCGACGTGCAGTTGTTCTCGGACGACAAGGAAGCCGGCCTGATCGCCGACGTGCGCGACGTGCTTGCCGAAGTCGGCGGTGGTGCCGGCACCGAAACGATCTCGATGGCCGAGCTGCGCTCGCTGGCCTCGAACATGCCGGCGGTGGCGCGCGCGGTGGTCGAACTGCATCGCCGCAACCGCAGCCTGACCGAGCGCGCCGACAGCTTCGCCGCGCGCCTCGGCGACGGTCACAAGCTGGCCTCGTTCGCGTTGCCCGGAACTCACGACGAGGTGCGCGACTACTTCAACCAACGACTCAACCACATCGCCGAACTCGACGAAGCGGCGGAAGCGATCTTCGCCGACAGCGCCCTGACCATCGGCGATGCCGCCACCCGGCTCGCGCAGCGCCTGAACACGCGGCATGGCGTGCGGCTGCAGATTGCGGCCAGCAACGACCGCATTGATGACAGCGCGCTGGCCAAGCGAGCCTACGATCCGGAAACCCGAACCCTGCGCCTGCCGGATCACCTGCGCCCCGGCCAGCAGGCGTTCCAGATGGCCGTGCAGCTGGCGCAGCTGGAAATCGGCGAGCTGCTCGACTCGCTGATCACCCATGCCAAGTTCACCAGCGATGAATCGCGGCGCCTGGCACGGATTGGTCTGGCCAACTACTTCGCCGGCGCGCTGGTGATGCCGTACGCGGCTTTCCTGCAATCGGCCGAGGAACTGGCTTACGACATCGAGCGGCTATCAAACCGTTTTGGTGTCGGCTTCGAAGCGGTCTGCCATCGCCTGTCGACCCTGCAGCGGCCGGGCATGCCGGGGCTACCGTTCTTCTTCGTCAGAGTCGATCGTGCCGGCAATGTCTCGAAGCGGCATTCGGCGGCGGACTTCCACTTCTCGCGGATCGGCGGCACTTGCCCGCTGTGGATCGTCTACGAAGCATTCAGCCAGCCCGAACGAGTGCTGACCCAGACCGCCGTGATGCCCGATGGCCGCAGCTATCTGTGGCTCGCCCGTCAGGTGGTCAGCGGCCCGGTCGGCTACGGCCGGCCGCAGAAAACCTTCGCGATCGGCCTCGGCTGCGATCTGCGCCATGCGCATCGGCTGATCTACTCACGCGGCCTGGATCTGTCTGACCCCGCGGCCGCAACGCCGATCGGCACCGGCTGCAAGGTCTGCGAACGGCAGCGTTGCCCGCAGCGAGCGGCGCCGTCATTGCTGGAGCATTGATCAGCCGGTGTACTCGCGCCCGAAGATGTGCCGCGCAATGACCCAGCTCTGGATCTCGTTGGCGCCTTCGTAGATCTCGCCGATCTTGGCGTCGCGGTAGATCGATTCCAGCGGGAAGTTCTTGCCCGGGCCGGACAAGGTCTTGACGAAGCCGTAGGCGCCGCAGACCTGGATCGCGTCGCGCGCCATGTCGCAGGCGAGGCGCGAGCCGACAACCTTGGCCATCGCCGCTTCGATGTCGGCACCGCCTTCCTTGTCGAAGCGGATGGCGGCTTTCTGGTACAGGCTGCGAGCCATTTCCAACTGGGTGGCGTACTCGGCGAACTTGTACTGCCAGTGCTGCATGCGGGCCAGTTCCTGGCCGAACACCTTGCGCTGGGTCATGTAGTGGCTGGAGAAATCGAAGGCCGACTGCGCCATCGCCACTCCGACCGCGCCGATGCCCATGCGGCCAAGCACCAGCGCGCTGATTGCGGTGCGCAGGCCGCTGCCTTCCTTCGGGCCGACGACATGGTCATCGGCGACGAACACGTCCTTGAACGTGATGTCGGCTGTCAGCTGCACGTGGTTGCCCATCTTCAGATCCGGTGCGGAGACCGTGACGCCCGGCTGGTGCATGTCGGCCGCCAGCATGGTCAGGGTTTCGCCGGTCTTGCACAGCACCAGGATCAGATCGCCGACCGGCGAGTTGGTGATCCAGCGCTTGATGCCGTTGACGAGGTAGCCGCCGTCGACTTTCGTCGCGGTGGTTTCCATCGACTTCACCGACAGATCGGTGCTGGCATTCGGCTCGCTGGTCGCGAAGCAGCCGACGAACTCGCCCTTGATCAGCTTCGGCAGGTAGTGATTGCGGATGTGCGCCGGCGCGCGTTCCAGGGTCTTGCCGACCAGAATCGCCTGGCCGTCGTACAGCGCCGAGGCCAGCGACGGCGAGTAGTAGGCCAGCTCTTCCAGCACGGTCAGGGTCGCCAGCGTCGGGTACTCGAGACCACGGCCGCCGACGTCTGCCGCGTAGGGAATTTCGTAGATGCCGGCTTTCGCCATCGCCTCGAATTCGGCGCGGGCGAAGTTCTCCTTCGCTTCCGGCGTGGTGTTCAGGCGATGGGCGACCGGCGCCAGCACTTCGTCGCAGAACGCGCGCACTTCCTTGCGAATCGCCTTGGTTTCCTCGGGCAGGAAGATGTCGCTGTACAGGGACTCGGCTTTGCGCGGCGGCTGGCTCATGGGGTGTCTCGTTGGGGATGGCGAATCCTAGAGGCTGACGGGCAAACCGCGCCTAACTTATGGCGGGTTTGATTCGGCGACAGCATCGGCGACCATGCGGCACCCTTCCGGCCGCCCCGATTGCGCGCCCGGACCAGACAATAACGAGGAGTGCACATGCAATTCACACAGGGCCTGCGCCGGGCCGTGCAGCAGCAGCCGGATGCCATCGCCACCGTCTGCAAGGACCGCCGCCACAGCTTCCGCGAACTGCGCGACCGAGTCGCCAAACTGGCCGGTGGCCTCCGCAGCCTCGGCATCGAGCGCGGCACGCGGGTCTGCATCCTGTCACTGAATTCCGATCGCTATCTCGAAAGCTACCTGGCGCTGGCCTGGCTCGGTGCAGTGGTCAACCCGGCGAACTTCCGCTGGAGCGCGCCGGAAGTGATCTATTCGATGAACGATTCCGACAGCATCGCGCTGATCGTCGACGACCAGTTCGCGCCGATGATCGACGCGATCCGCGCCGGTACACCCAGCCTGCGCGAAGTCATCTTTGCCGGTGAAGGCGCAGCACCGGCCGGCTGCATCGGTTTCGAAGCGCTGCTCGCCGGAAGCGAGCCGGTGGCCGACGTCGATGCCGGCGGCAACGACCTGTTCGGCGTCTTCTACACCGGAGGCACCACCGGCAAACCGAAGGGCGTGATGCTGTCGCATCTCAACGTCTGCAGCTCGGCGCTGAACCTGCTCGCCGAAGGTGCGCTGCCGGAAGGCGCGATCGGCCTGCACGCCGCGCCGATGTTCCACCTCGCCGACATGATGCTGATCACCTGCCTGCTGCTCCGCGGCGGCCGCCACGTGATGCTGCCGGTGTTCCGCCCGGATCTGGTGCTCGATGTGCTGGAGGCCGAGAAGATCAGCGACCTGCTGCTGGTGCCGGCGATGCTGCAGGCGGTCGTCGATTTCCCCGGTACCAAGGGCCGCGATCTCGGCAACGTCAAGCGGATCATGTACGGCGCCTCGCCGGCCTCCGAAGCGCTGCTCGACCGCACCCAGGCGGCGCTCCCCGGCGCCAGCCTGATGCAGGTCTACGGCATGACCGAAATGAGCGCGGTGATGACCGCGCTGCCGTCATCCGAACACGCCATCGAAACCCGCACCGGCAACCGCCTGCGCTCCGGCGGCCGCGCCAGCTATCACGTGCAGGTGCGTATCGTCGATGAGCAGGACAATGAGCTTCCGAGAGGCCAAGTCGGCGAGATCATCGCCCGCGGCCCGAACGTGATGATCGGCTACCTCAACAAGCCGGAAGCCACTGCCGAAGCGCTGAAGAACGGCTGGATGCATACCGGCGACATGGGCTACATGGACGAAGCCGGCTACGTGTTCATCGTCGATCGCCTGAAGGACATGATCATCTCCGGCGGCGAGAACATCTATTCCGTCGAAGTGGAGAATGCCGTCTCGAAGCATCCGGCCGTCGCCGCCGTTGCGGTGATCGGCATTCCCTGCACCGAGATGGGCGAGAAGGTGCACGCCACTGTCGTGCTGAAGCCGGGCGCGTCGCTGACGCAGGAAGCGTTGTATGCGCACTGCAAGACGCTGATCGCCGGCTACAAGTGCCCGCGTAGTCTGGAAGTGCGTGAGGCGCTGCCGGTTTCGGGGGCGGGGAAGGTGTTGAAGACAGAGCTGCGTAAGCCGTTTTGGGATGGGCAGAGCCGCGGCGTTGGTTGAGCCCGAGATCTCTGGCTTAGTCAGGACTGCGCCCTGTTCGTCCGTATGACGCGGCGTCACACTCCGTCCAAATGGAAACCTCCGGTCCAGACCTCTTCGCAGGCTTTGCAAGCCTGCCCCTTCAAGATCAAGCCTACGACCTCGGTCACGGCGTTAAGCTCAGACAAGTATCCGCTCATCTGTTTGCCAACTTCATGATGGCCTTCGCGCCGGCCGAATCAGGGAAGCCTCACCTAGGGCCGTGGACCGCCACGCGTGGTGGAATTGCTCACGACATCACGGCAGAGCTCTTCATACCAGCCGTGCCTACAGCCTCTCTCGGAAGTACGGACTCTATAGCTCGTGCTATTGCGTTCAC harbors:
- a CDS encoding long-chain-fatty-acid--CoA ligase, which produces MQFTQGLRRAVQQQPDAIATVCKDRRHSFRELRDRVAKLAGGLRSLGIERGTRVCILSLNSDRYLESYLALAWLGAVVNPANFRWSAPEVIYSMNDSDSIALIVDDQFAPMIDAIRAGTPSLREVIFAGEGAAPAGCIGFEALLAGSEPVADVDAGGNDLFGVFYTGGTTGKPKGVMLSHLNVCSSALNLLAEGALPEGAIGLHAAPMFHLADMMLITCLLLRGGRHVMLPVFRPDLVLDVLEAEKISDLLLVPAMLQAVVDFPGTKGRDLGNVKRIMYGASPASEALLDRTQAALPGASLMQVYGMTEMSAVMTALPSSEHAIETRTGNRLRSGGRASYHVQVRIVDEQDNELPRGQVGEIIARGPNVMIGYLNKPEATAEALKNGWMHTGDMGYMDEAGYVFIVDRLKDMIISGGENIYSVEVENAVSKHPAVAAVAVIGIPCTEMGEKVHATVVLKPGASLTQEALYAHCKTLIAGYKCPRSLEVREALPVSGAGKVLKTELRKPFWDGQSRGVG
- a CDS encoding acyl-CoA dehydrogenase family protein gives rise to the protein MSQPPRKAESLYSDIFLPEETKAIRKEVRAFCDEVLAPVAHRLNTTPEAKENFARAEFEAMAKAGIYEIPYAADVGGRGLEYPTLATLTVLEELAYYSPSLASALYDGQAILVGKTLERAPAHIRNHYLPKLIKGEFVGCFATSEPNASTDLSVKSMETTATKVDGGYLVNGIKRWITNSPVGDLILVLCKTGETLTMLAADMHQPGVTVSAPDLKMGNHVQLTADITFKDVFVADDHVVGPKEGSGLRTAISALVLGRMGIGAVGVAMAQSAFDFSSHYMTQRKVFGQELARMQHWQYKFAEYATQLEMARSLYQKAAIRFDKEGGADIEAAMAKVVGSRLACDMARDAIQVCGAYGFVKTLSGPGKNFPLESIYRDAKIGEIYEGANEIQSWVIARHIFGREYTG